In a genomic window of Bombina bombina isolate aBomBom1 chromosome 8, aBomBom1.pri, whole genome shotgun sequence:
- the LOC128638962 gene encoding N-formyl peptide receptor 3-like: MGIIGNSLVIWIAGFKMKTVSAVWFLNLAIADFIFDAFLPLQIISMIMDGHWPYGAFLCKVYFTEQLLNMFASISFLTVISIDRFVSIVWPFWARIHRTYRLASTISIFIWILSLIISIPNFLIYDVPTHDWNLSVCDYNYEYSLKSDIFLEAFFYTKFVLMCGIPFVCVIVCNILIACKLCRIKSHRKSRRPFRVITIVVVCFFICWFPYHFWLPIAENLSLKYIAIVDILTSTFECFGSSNSCLNPILYFIIGRHYKKNFKKPLLGILQNALSEHASREQDDTTESTV; this comes from the coding sequence ATGGGCATAATTGGAAATAGTCTGGTTATCTGGATTGCTGGTTTTAAGATGAAGACAGTCAGCGCTGTTTGGTTTCTCAACCTGGCCATAGCTGACTTTATATTTGATGCCTTTCTTCCGCTCCAGATAATATCAATGATTATGGATGGTCATTGGCCCTATGGGGCATTTTTATGTAAAGTTTACTTTACTGAACAGTTGCTCAACATGTTTGCTAGTATATCATTTTTAACTGTCATCAGTATTGATCGCTTTGTGTCTATTGTGTGgcctttttgggccagaatacaTAGGACATACAGATTAGCCAGTACaatttcaatatttatttggaTCTTATCTCTCATCATAAGTATCCCAAACTTTTTAATTTATGATGTTCCAACCCATGACTGGAATTTGTCTGTGTGTGACTATAACTATGAATATTCTCTTAAATCAGACATTTTTCTAGAAGCTTTTTTCTACACTAAATTTGTTCTAATGTGTGGCATTCCTTTTGTTTGTGTCATAGTGTGTAATATTCTTATTGCTTGCAAACTTTGCAGAATTAAAAGTCATAGAAAATCTCGACGACCTTTTAGGGTTATCACCATAGTCGTAGTCTGCTTCTTTATTTGCTGGTTTCCGTACCACTTTTGGTTACCTATAGCAGAAAATCTAAGTTTGAAATATATTGCTATTGTTGATATACTAACATCCACATTTGAATGTTTTGGCTCTTCTAACAGCTGTCTAAACCCCATCCTTTATTTTATCATTGGaagacattacaaaaaaaactttaaaaagccaTTACTAGGTATATTGCAAAATGCCCTTAGTGAACACGCCTCGAGGGAACAAGATGACACCACTGAATCAACTGTTTAG